In a single window of the Streptomyces sp. HUAS ZL42 genome:
- a CDS encoding FmdB family zinc ribbon protein, translating into MPTYQYQCTECGEGLEAVQKFTDDALTECPNCGGRLKKVFSAVGIVFKGSGFYRNDSRGSSSSSSPASKPSTSASSSSDSKSSSSDSKPSSSGTASSSSSSSSSSAA; encoded by the coding sequence GTGCCCACCTACCAGTACCAGTGCACCGAGTGCGGCGAGGGCCTCGAGGCGGTGCAGAAGTTCACCGACGACGCCCTGACCGAGTGCCCCAACTGCGGTGGCCGCCTGAAGAAGGTGTTCTCCGCGGTCGGCATTGTCTTCAAGGGCTCCGGTTTCTACCGCAACGACAGCCGCGGCTCCTCGTCGAGCAGCTCGCCGGCGTCGAAGCCGTCGACATCCGCGTCGTCCTCTTCGGACTCGAAGTCGTCCTCCTCCGACTCGAAGCCGTCGAGTTCCGGTACCGCCTCGAGCAGCTCCTCCTCCAGCAGCAGCTCCGCCGCGTAA
- the mscL gene encoding large conductance mechanosensitive channel protein MscL, with product MSEKKDPNIWQGFRAFVMRGNVVDLAVAVVIGAAFTNIVNSVVKGIINPIVGAVGTKNLDSYSSCLKGPCTGTGDSATGVRILWGSVLGATLSFAITAAVVYFLMVLPMAKYLARVEARRKAREGTHEVIEVTELEVLKEIRDALVAQRGSGRDGR from the coding sequence GTGAGCGAGAAGAAGGATCCGAACATCTGGCAGGGCTTCAGGGCCTTCGTGATGCGCGGGAACGTCGTCGATCTGGCGGTGGCGGTGGTCATCGGCGCCGCCTTCACCAACATCGTGAACTCGGTGGTGAAGGGGATCATCAATCCGATCGTCGGAGCGGTCGGCACCAAGAACCTGGACAGTTACAGTTCCTGCCTGAAAGGCCCCTGCACCGGGACCGGCGACAGCGCGACGGGCGTCAGGATCCTGTGGGGCTCGGTCCTCGGCGCCACCCTCAGCTTCGCGATCACCGCGGCGGTCGTCTACTTCCTGATGGTCCTGCCGATGGCGAAGTACCTCGCCCGGGTGGAGGCGCGCAGGAAGGCGAGGGAGGGCACGCACGAGGTCATCGAGGTGACCGAGCTGGAGGTGCTGAAGGAGATCCGCGACGCGCTGGTCGCACAGCGGGGTTCCGGCCGGGACGGGAGGTAG
- a CDS encoding S-methyl-5'-thioadenosine phosphorylase — MANAEIGVIGGSGFYSFLDDVTEIQVDTPYGAPSDSLFLGEIAGRRVAFLPRHGRGHHLPPHRINYRANLWALRSVGVRQVLGPCAVGGLRPEFGPGTLLVPDQLVDRTKSRVGTYFDGLPLPGGDVPNVVHVSLADPYCPAGRAAALKAARGRDWEAVDGGTLVVIEGPRFSTRAESLWHQAQGWSVVGMTGHPEAALARELELCYSSLALVTDLDAGAETGEGVSHEEVLRVFAANVDRMRGVLFDAVAALPATEERDCLCMTALGGMDPGFELP, encoded by the coding sequence ATGGCGAACGCAGAGATCGGTGTAATCGGCGGCTCCGGCTTCTACTCGTTCCTCGACGACGTGACCGAGATCCAGGTGGACACCCCGTACGGGGCGCCCAGCGACTCCCTCTTCCTCGGCGAGATCGCCGGGCGGCGGGTGGCCTTCCTGCCCCGGCACGGACGGGGCCACCATCTGCCGCCGCACCGGATCAACTACCGGGCCAACCTGTGGGCGCTGCGCTCGGTCGGCGTGCGCCAGGTCCTCGGCCCGTGCGCGGTGGGCGGCCTGCGTCCCGAGTTCGGGCCGGGCACGCTCCTCGTCCCGGACCAGCTGGTCGACCGTACGAAGTCGAGGGTGGGGACGTACTTCGACGGGCTGCCCCTGCCCGGTGGCGACGTGCCGAACGTCGTCCACGTGTCCCTCGCCGACCCGTACTGCCCCGCCGGCCGGGCGGCCGCGCTGAAGGCGGCGCGTGGGCGGGACTGGGAGGCGGTGGACGGCGGCACGCTGGTCGTCATCGAGGGACCGCGCTTCTCGACCCGTGCCGAATCGTTGTGGCACCAGGCGCAGGGCTGGTCGGTGGTGGGTATGACGGGCCACCCGGAGGCGGCGCTCGCCCGTGAACTCGAGCTCTGCTACTCGTCGCTGGCCCTGGTCACCGACCTGGACGCGGGGGCGGAGACCGGGGAGGGCGTCTCGCACGAGGAGGTGCTGCGGGTGTTCGCGGCGAACGTGGACCGGATGCGCGGTGTGCTGTTCGACGCGGTGGCCGCACTCCCGGCGACCGAGGAGCGGGACTGTCTGTGCATGACGGCACTGGGCGGGATGGATCCCGGGTTCGAGCTGCCGTAG